Genomic segment of Alcanivorax borkumensis SK2:
AGACACTTTCAAAAGCCAGTTCGCCCAAGGCATGCAACAGTACAATGATATCGACAAAGTGGTCGATAACTGGTCTGCGGATGCCAAAATTGATGCGGGCCTAAAAGAAGAAGGCTAGCAGGGTAAATAATCTTGCTGCGCTGGGGCCGTGGATGGTGTTGGGGACGGTGCCGCCGTGGTAAGGGGCAACGCGCTCGCGTATTATTGCGCCCTTGATAACAATTTTGATGGAGCGGCCCCGGGCCGCTCCAATGCTGTTTGGGCCTGGCGAAGGCCCTGATGAGGAGTAAAGATGAATCCGGAAGACGTAATCACGCTGGTAGAAGCTGGTTTTGAGAGTGCCGACGTGGCAGTGGAAGGCGGCGGTGACCGGTTCCAGATTCGCGTGGTGTCGGAGGCCTTTAGTGGCTTGATGCCGGTAAAGCGGCAGCAGATGGTGTATGCCACCATCGACGAGCAGATTAAAAGTAACACTATCCATGCCGTGCAGATCATTACTTTTACTCCGGCGGAGTGGGAAAAAGCCCAGAATCAGGGCCTGT
This window contains:
- a CDS encoding BolA family protein; amino-acid sequence: MNPEDVITLVEAGFESADVAVEGGGDRFQIRVVSEAFSGLMPVKRQQMVYATIDEQIKSNTIHAVQIITFTPAEWEKAQNQGLS